A window of the Phaseolus vulgaris cultivar G19833 chromosome 5, P. vulgaris v2.0, whole genome shotgun sequence genome harbors these coding sequences:
- the LOC137835886 gene encoding LRR receptor-like serine/threonine-protein kinase IOS1: protein MGMSSTFVGVLVLVILIQAKGQPGFISIDCGAEPGVNYTEPSLDINYVSDANFINTGVRGIITSEEISTHTQRQLWKLRSFPEGKRNCYKISITRGSNYLIRTTFLYGNYDGRNMLPQFDLLLGANKWDTVTINNASIDEVYEIIHIPSLDFVQICLVNTGNGTPFITAIEFRTLKNDTYVTESVSLELYNYLRCDLGSNRGYRASDDYDRFWYTCDFEEDWTRLNASIPDDSFVDNDFKPGATIMSTAVTPANGSAPLVISWEPDDETAEFYVYMHFTELQVLTTNQTRQFNITMNGELWYDNLSPQYMSVSTIYSPPGGSGKEIKFSLERTENSTLPPFINAIEIFKVKHFHQSDTFQGDVDAITKIKSAYGVNRDWEGDPCAPAAYLWDGLNCSYHGIESPRITTLNLSSSGLHGKIAPSISNLTMLEMLDLSNNSLNGEIPDFLSQLQHLKILNLEKNNLSGLIPPALNKDSLLLRIDQNPYLCEADQCNKKKNKKHNSIATPIVASVGGVLILLVVVAAILWTTKRRKAKALKLKKDQSAISPQYTEQNDSSLQYQKQIYSYSDIITITNNFNTIVGKGGFGTVYLGYIEDTPVAVKMLSPSSVHGYQQFQAEVKLLMRVHHKNLTSLVGYCNEGTHKGLVYEYMANGNLQEHLSGNRSKRNFLSWEKRLRIAVDAASGLEYLQNGCKPPIFHRDVKSTNILLNEHLHAKLSDFGLSKVILTDGGTDVSTVIAGTPGYLDPEYYLTSRLTEKSDVYSFGVVLLEIITGEPVIVKNEEKSHISEWVRSKMAKGDIYDIVDSRLKGEFDSNSVWKAVEIATACVSPNPNRRPIISVVVSELKESLSLELAQTKDRSTDTSDSVKQVAMNLIIESLPHAR from the exons ATGGGAATGTCATCGACTTTCGTAGGAGTTCTAGTTCTTGTCATTCTGATTCAGGCTAAGGGCCAACCAG GATTCATCAGCATAGATTGCGGAGCCGAACCAGGTGTGAACTATACCGAGCCATCATTAGACATAAATTATGTCTCGGATGCAAATTTCATAAATACGGGTGTGAGAGGGATAATAACATCTGAAGAGATCAGCACACACACTCAACGACAACTGTGGAAGCTGAGAAGCTTCCCTGAAGGAAAAAGAAACTGCTACAAAATAAGCATCACAAGAGGCTCTAATTATCTCATCCGCACCACTTTTCTGTATGGAAATTATGATGGCCGAAATATGCTACCACAGTTTGATCTTCTTCTGGGAGCTAACAAGTGGGATACAGTCACTATAAACAATGCATCCATTGATGAAGTCTATGAGATCATACATATACCTTCACTGGATTTCGTACAAATCTGTCTGGTTAACACAGGAAATGGTACACCATTTATAACAGCCATTGAATTCAGGACTTTGAAAAATGATACATACGTCACTGAATCGGTATCACTGGAACTTTATAATTACCTGCGATGCGATTTGGGTTCTAACAGAGGCTACAG GGCGTCTGATGATTATGATCGTTTCTGGTATACCTGTGACTTCGAGGAAGATTGGACACGGCTAAATGCCTCGATTCCTGATGATTCTTTTGTTGATAACGATTTCAAACCGGGAGCAACCATCATGAGCACCGCAGTTACACCAGCAAATGGTAGTGCTCCGCTGGTAATAAGCTGGGAGCCAGATGATGAAACTGCAGAATTCTATGTATACATGCATTTCACGGAGCTTCAGGTGTTAACCACCAATCAGACAAGACAATTCAACATCACCATGAACGGTGAATTATGGTATGACAATTTATCTCCGCAGTACATGAGCGTCAGCACTATATATAGCCCGCCAGGCGGCAGCGggaaagaaattaaattttccCTGGAGAGGACCGAAAATTCAACCCTACCTCCCTTCATCAATGCCATTGAAATTttcaaagtaaaacattttCATCAATCTGATACATTCCAAGGAGATG TTGATGCGATTACAAAAATCAAGTCAGCTTATGGAGTGAACAGAGATTGGGAAGGTGATCCATGCGCCCCTGCAGCCTACTTGTGGGATGGTCTCAATTGTTCTTATCACGGAATTGAGTCCCCAAGAATCACAACTTT GAATTTGTCTTCAAGTGGATTGCATGGAAAGATTGCCCCTTCAATTTCAAATCTCACCATGCTGGAGATGTT GGATTTATCAAACAATAGCTTAAACGGTGAAATTCCTGATTTTCTGTCCCAACTGCAACACTTGAAGATCTT AAACTTGGAGAAGAATAACCTCTCTGGTTTAATTCCACCAGCACTAAATAAAGATTCCCTCTTACTACG TATCGACCAAAATCCATATCTATGTGAAGCTGATCAATGcaacaagaagaaaaacaagaaacacaATAGCATTGCTACACCCATTGTAGCATCAGTTGGCGGGGTTTTGATCCTTCTGGTAGTAGTGGCAGCTATATTGTGGacaactaaaagaagaaaagcGAAAG CTTTGAAGTTAAAAAAGGATCAAAGTGCCATATCACCGCAATACACTGAACAAAATGATTCATCACTTCAATaccaaaaacaaatatattcatACTCTGATATCATTACAATCACCAACAATTTCAATACAATTGTTGGTAAAGGAGGATTTGGAACAGTTTATCTGGGCTATATCGAAGACACTCCAGTTGCAGTGAAAATGCTTTCCCCATCATCTGTTCATGGTTATCAACAATTTCAAGCAGAG GTTAAACTTCTTATGAGAGTTCATCACAAAAATTTGACTTCCCTTGTCGGCTATTGTAATGAAGGAACCCATAAGGGTCTTGTATACGAGTACATGGCTAATGGAAACTTACAGGAACATCTCTCTG GTAACCGAAGCAAAAGAAATTTCTTGAGCTGGGAAAAGAGACTTCGAATAGCAGTGGATGCAGCCTCAG GATTGGAGTATCTGCAAAATGGTTGTAAGCCACCAATATTCCACAGAGATGTAAAATCTACAAACATCTTGTTGAATGAACACCTCCATGCAAAATTATCTGATTTTGGTCTATCCAAAGTCATCCTAACAGATGGGGGAACTGATGTGTCAACTGTTATTGCTGGTACTCCTGGTTATCTAGACCCTGA ATACTACCTAACCAGTAGATTAACAGAGAAGAGCGACGTTTATAGCTTTGGCGTTGTGCTTTTAGAGATAATCACAGGTGAACCAGTGATagtgaagaatgaagaaaaaagtCACATAAGTGAATGGGTAAGGTCCAAGATGGCTAAAGGTGATATCTATGACATTGTTGACTCAAGGTTAAAAGGAGAGTTTGATAGTAACTCAGTTTGGAAAGCAGTAGAAATAGCAACAGCATGTGTATCTCCAAATCCCAACAGAAGGCCAATCATAAGTGTGGTAGTGAGTGAACTGAAGGAGTCTTTATCTTTGGAATTAGCTCAAACTAAAGATAGAAGCACTGATACAAGTGATTCAGTTAAACAGGTCGCCATGAATCTGATTATAGAATCTCTTCCCCATGCTAGGTAA
- the LOC137835884 gene encoding putative leucine-rich repeat receptor-like protein kinase At2g19210, whose product MGMSLTFVGALVLVILIQAKGQPGFISIDCGAEPGVNYTEPSLHINYVSDANFINTGVRGTITSEETSTHTQRQLWRLRSFPEGKRNCYKISVTRGSKYLIRTSFLYGNYDGRNISPQFDILLGANLWATVTIKNASITQFNEIIHVPSLDFVQICLVNTGNGTPFITVIELRTLKNDIYVTESGSLEYYLRCDLGSNTAHRYSDDAYDRFWRTCDLEDWTQLSASISDDSFSENDYKPGATIMNTAVTPTNSSAPLVLRWEPEDPTEQFYVYMHFAEIQLLTTNQTRQFNISQNAESGWLQNYSPQYQSVLTIYTSSPISGKEIKYSVVRTETSSLPPIINAIEIYTVKEFQQSDTFQTDVNAITSIKSVYAVTRDWEGDPCAPLAYLWNGLSCSYHGIESPRITTLNLSSSGLQGKIDPSISNLTMLEILDLSNNSLNGEIPDFLSQLQHLKILNMEKNNLSGLIPPALNKSSLLLRVDQNPYLCEADQCNMKKNKKSNSIVAPIVASVGGVLILLVVVAAILWTAKRRKAKALMLRKDQSAISPQHTDQNDSSLQFQKKIYSYSDIIKITNNFTRIVGKGGFGTVYLGYIQDTPVAVKMLSPSSVRGYQQFQAEVKLLMTVHHKNLTSLVGYCNEGTNKGLVYEYMENGNLQEHLSGKQSKTSFLSWEKRLRIAVDAASGLEYLQNGCKPPIFHRDVKSTNILLNEHLHAKLSDFGLSKFILTEGGTDVSTVIAGTLGYLDPEYYLTGRLTEKSDVYSFGVVLLEIITGQPVIAKNEEKGHISEWVRSVIGKGDINAIVDSRLDGEFDSNSVWKAVEIATACVSPISNRRPSISVVVSELKESLSLATEVVGTKDRSNGTSNSAKRVAMNLNTESLPQAR is encoded by the exons ATGGGAATGTCATTGACTTTCGTAGGAGCTCTAGTTCTTGTCATTCTGATTCAAGCTAAGGGCCAACCAG GATTCATCAGCATAGATTGCGGAGCCGAACCAGGTGTCAACTATACTGAGCCATCATTACACATAAATTATGTTTCTGATGCAAATTTCATAAATACTGGTGTGAGAGGGACAATAACATCTGAAGAGACCAGCACACACACTCAACGACAACTGTGGAGGCTGAGAAGCTTCCCCGAAGGAAAAAGGAACTGCTACAAAATAAGCGTCACAAGAGGCTCTAAGTATCTCATCCGCACCAGTTTTCTGTATGGAAATTATGATGGCCGAAATATTTCACCACAGTTTGATATTCTTCTGGGAGCTAACCTGTGGGCAACAGTGACTATAAAAAATGCATCCATTACCCAATTCAATGAGATCATACATGTACCTTCACTGGATTTCGTACAAATCTGTCTGGTTAACACAGGAAATGGTACACCATTCATAACAGTCATAGAATTGAGGACTTTGAAAAATGATATATACGTCACTGAATCGGGATCACTGGAATATTACCTGCGGTGCGATTTGGGTTCTAACACAGCCCACAG GTACTCGGATGATGCTTATGATCGTTTCTGGCGTACCTGTGACTTGGAAGATTGGACACAGCTAAGTGCTTCGATTTCAGATGATTCTTTTTCTGAGAACGATTACAAACCGGGAGCAACCATCATGAACACCGCAGTTACACCAACAAATAGTAGTGCTCCGTTGGTATTAAGATGGGAGCCAGAAGATCCAACTGAGCAATTCTATGTTTACATGCACTTCGCGGAGATCCAGTTGTTAACGACGAATCAGACAAGACAATTCAACATCAGTCAGAACGCTGAATCGGGGTGGTTGCAAAATTATTCTCCACAGTACCAGAGTGTCCTTACTATATATACCTCGTCGCCCATCAGCGggaaagaaattaaatattcaGTGGTGAGGACCGAAACTTCTAGCCTGCCTCCCATCATCAATGCCATTGAAATTTACACAGTGAAAGAATTCCAGCAATCTGATACATTCCAAACAGATG TCAATGCGATTACAAGCATCAAGTCAGTTTATGCGGTGACAAGAGATTGGGAAGGTGATCCATGCGCCCCTTTAGCCTACTTGTGGAATGGTCTCAGTTGTTCTTATCACGGAATTGAGTCTCCAAGAATCACAACTTT GAATTTATCTTCAAGTGGATTGCAGGGAAAGATTGACCCTTCAATTTCAAATCTCACCATGCTGGAGATATT GGATTTATCAAACAATAGCTTAAACGGTGAAATTCCTGACTTTCTGTCACAACTGCAACACTTAAAGATCTT AAACATGGAAAAGAATAACCTCTCTGGTTTAATTCCACCAGCACTAAATAAATCTTCCCTCTTACTACG TGTTGACCAAAATCCATATCTATGTGAAGCTGATCAATGCAAcatgaagaaaaacaagaaaagcaataGCATTGTTGCACCCATAGTAGCATCAGTTGGTGGGGTTTTGATCCTTCTGGTAGTAGTGGCAGCTATACTGTGGACCGCTAAAAGAAGAAAAGCGAAAG CTTTGATGTTAAGAAAGGATCAAAGTGCCATATCACCGCAACACACTGACCAAAATGATTCATCACTGcaattccaaaaaaaaatatactcatACTCTGATATCATTAAAATCACCAACAATTTCACTAGAATTGTTGGTAAAGGAGGATTTGGAACAGTTTATTTGGGCTATATCCAAGACACTCCAGTTGCAGTGAAAATGCTTTCCCCATCATCTGTTCGTGGTTATCAACAATTTCAAGCTGAG GTTAAACTTCTTATGACAGTTCATCACAAAAATTTGACCTCCCTTGTTGGTTACTGTAATGAAGGAACCAATAAGGGTCTCGTATACGAGTACATGGAAAACGGAAACTTACAAGAACATCTCTCTG GTAAACAAAGCAAAACAAGTTTCTTGAGCTGGGAAAAGAGACTTCGAATCGCAGTGGATGCTGCCTCAG GATTGGAGTATCTGCAAAATGGTTGTAAGCCACCAATATTCCACAGAGATGTAAAATCTACAAACATCTTGTTGAATGAACACCTCCATGCAAAATTATCTGATTTTGGTCTGTCCAAATTTATCCTAACAGAAGGGGGAACTGATGTGTCAACAGTTATTGCTGGTACTCTTGGTTATCTAGACCCTGA ATACTACCTAACCGGTAGATTAACAGAGAAGAGCGACGTTTATAGCTTTGGCGTTGTGCTTTTAGAGATAATCACAGGGCAACCAGTGATAGCgaagaatgaagaaaaaggTCACATAAGTGAATGGGTTAGGTCCGTGATTGGGAAAGGTGATATCAATGCTATTGTTGACTCCAGGTTAGATGGAGAATTTGATAGTAACTCAGTATGGAAAGCAGTAGAGATAGCAACAGCTTGTGTATCTCCAATCAGCAACAGAAGGCCAAGCATAAGTGTGGTAGTGAGTGAACTGAAGGAGTCTTTATCTTTAGCAACGGAAGTAGTTGGAACTAAAGATAGAAGTAATGGTACAAGTAATTCAGCAAAACGGGTCGCCATGAATCTGAATACAGAATCTCTTCCCCAGGCCAGATAA